In Mastigocladopsis repens PCC 10914, a single window of DNA contains:
- a CDS encoding tetratricopeptide repeat protein encodes MLADILAQLQQKQASEGESGVTAAFELNWECLEPQEQKLAGLLTLFALAPISWSLVESAASASNLDFDIKASCTILIQRYLLQHIAEDTYQIHERIRELLRVKLENLAQADELKRGFCEAMVAVARDIPQTPTQVEIAKASLAIPHLAEAATVYQDWLSDEDLIWVFVGLARFYEGQGAYEQALPWYEQSLSIAKKRLGEEHPSVATSLNNLALLYDSQGRYSQAEPLLQQALQMIRQLLGEEHPSVATSLNNLALLYDSQGRYSQAEPLYQQALQMKRQLLGEEHPSVATSLNNLAGLYKSQGRYSQAEPLYQQALQMRRQLLGEEHPNVATSLNNLALLYESQGRYSEAEPLYQQALQMIRQLLGEEHPSVATSLNNLAGLYKSQGRYSEAEPLYQQALQMRRQLLGEEHPDVATSLNNLALLYFSQGRYSEAEPLYQQALQMIRRLLGEEHPNVATSLNNLAALYESQGRYSQAEPLYQQALEMKRQLLGEEHPDVATSLNDLAGLYESQGRYSEAEPLYQQALQMTRQLLGEEHPSVATSLNNLALLYESQGRYSEAEPLYQQALEMTRRLLGEEHPSVATSLNNLAGLYRSQGKYSEAEPLYQQALEICERQLGVNHPYTVTCRKNFNSLRSAMTSIDSYEAVDQ; translated from the coding sequence ATGCTAGCAGACATCCTCGCGCAGTTACAACAAAAGCAAGCATCAGAAGGCGAGTCAGGTGTAACAGCAGCCTTTGAACTCAACTGGGAATGTTTAGAACCCCAGGAGCAAAAGTTAGCTGGTTTGTTAACTTTATTTGCTTTAGCTCCTATTTCTTGGTCTTTGGTAGAATCAGCGGCGAGTGCTAGCAATTTGGATTTTGACATCAAAGCTAGCTGCACTATCTTAATTCAACGATACCTGCTACAGCATATAGCAGAAGACACTTATCAAATTCATGAACGAATTCGGGAATTGTTGCGCGTCAAACTAGAAAATTTAGCACAAGCAGATGAACTCAAGCGCGGCTTTTGTGAAGCAATGGTAGCAGTAGCGCGGGATATTCCCCAAACACCCACTCAGGTAGAAATAGCTAAAGCTAGCCTTGCCATTCCTCACCTTGCCGAAGCTGCTACAGTTTATCAAGATTGGTTAAGCGATGAGGATTTAATTTGGGTTTTTGTTGGTTTAGCTAGATTTTACGAAGGGCAAGGAGCTTACGAGCAAGCTTTACCTTGGTATGAACAAAGTTTATCAATTGCTAAAAAGCGCTTGGGAGAGGAACATCCCTCTGTCGCCACCAGCCTGAACAACCTGGCATTACTCTACGATTCCCAAGGAAGGTACTCACAAGCCGAACCGTTGTTACAGCAAGCCTTGCAAATGATAAGACAGCTGCTGGGAGAGGAACATCCCTCTGTCGCCACCAGCCTGAACAACCTGGCATTACTCTACGATTCCCAAGGAAGGTACTCACAAGCCGAACCCTTGTATCAGCAAGCCTTGCAAATGAAAAGACAGCTGCTGGGAGAGGAACATCCCTCTGTCGCCACCAGCCTGAACAACCTGGCAGGACTCTACAAATCCCAAGGAAGGTACTCACAAGCCGAACCCTTGTATCAGCAAGCTTTGCAAATGAGAAGACAGCTGCTGGGAGAGGAACATCCAAATGTCGCCACCAGCCTGAACAACCTGGCATTACTCTACGAATCCCAAGGAAGGTACTCAGAAGCCGAACCCTTGTATCAGCAAGCCTTGCAAATGATAAGACAGCTGCTGGGAGAGGAACATCCCTCTGTCGCCACCAGCTTGAACAACCTGGCAGGACTCTACAAATCCCAAGGAAGGTACTCAGAAGCGGAACCGTTGTATCAGCAAGCTTTGCAAATGAGAAGACAGCTGCTGGGAGAGGAACATCCCGATGTCGCCACCAGCCTGAACAACCTGGCATTACTCTACTTTTCCCAAGGAAGGTACTCAGAAGCCGAACCCTTGTATCAGCAAGCCTTGCAAATGATAAGACGGCTGCTGGGAGAGGAACATCCAAATGTCGCCACCAGCCTGAACAACCTGGCAGCACTCTACGAATCCCAAGGAAGGTACTCACAAGCGGAACCGTTGTATCAGCAAGCCTTGGAAATGAAAAGACAGCTGCTGGGAGAGGAACATCCGGATGTCGCCACCAGCCTGAACGACCTGGCAGGACTCTACGAATCCCAAGGAAGGTACTCAGAAGCGGAACCGTTGTATCAGCAAGCCTTGCAAATGACAAGACAGCTGCTGGGAGAGGAACATCCCTCTGTCGCCACCAGCCTGAACAACCTGGCATTACTCTACGAATCCCAAGGAAGGTACTCAGAAGCGGAACCGTTGTATCAGCAAGCCTTGGAAATGACAAGACGGCTGCTGGGAGAGGAACATCCCTCTGTCGCCACCAGCCTCAACAACCTGGCAGGACTCTATCGTTCCCAAGGAAAGTACTCAGAAGCGGAACCGTTGTATCAGCAAGCCTTGGAAATTTGTGAACGACAGTTAGGCGTAAATCATCCTTATACAGTTACCTGCCGTAAAAATTTTAACAGTCTTCGCTCAGCTATGACCTCCATAGATAGTTATGAAGCTGTTGACCAGTAA
- a CDS encoding caspase family protein, which produces MTELTAEPKQTYGLIVGIEKYHESTWNVKGGGPINDALKFAKWLCQKQGVPQGNIWLCLSPLEENQEQVEQCGLPVAEPTLQTLDNIINNFLLRKSGDLLYIFWAGHGLITSERERRLLCADATYQNWQNLDLNSLLHLLSSDFFEIRNHICIIDACANCYLDIPKRPTQLGGKTFNSGKPREDSQQFVLLAARDGEKAKVSSEKTGYFSQAVREALEQAPAEIFPPNMKIVAEQVKQRLARLDKRQLPTYWYYRSWDGDKEEQHLNPFEIPHNIPQSNASKFVGREEQLEQLHQLLQDNDIVAITDVTGEGGVGKTELAIRYLWENLENYSGGCCWLNVKAADIGTQLTEFGIVNFSNFNPSGLSLDGQIQYCWRNWQSGNVLLVFDNVTDWAEVKRYLPPKGSRFKVLITTRQRVGSPYPVLPLGELSPDAALELLAKLLGQERVEWELDKAKILCEHVGYIPLGLYQIAAICRKPGKVPC; this is translated from the coding sequence ATGACGGAATTAACCGCCGAACCAAAGCAAACTTACGGGTTAATTGTAGGTATTGAAAAATACCACGAATCAACTTGGAATGTCAAAGGCGGGGGACCGATCAACGATGCCCTTAAGTTCGCTAAGTGGCTGTGTCAAAAGCAGGGCGTGCCTCAAGGAAATATTTGGTTGTGTTTGTCTCCACTAGAGGAAAATCAGGAACAGGTGGAGCAATGTGGATTACCAGTAGCAGAACCTACGTTGCAAACTCTTGATAATATCATTAATAATTTTCTTCTGCGAAAGTCAGGAGATTTGCTCTATATTTTTTGGGCGGGGCATGGTCTGATAACATCAGAGCGAGAGCGCAGATTACTTTGCGCTGATGCAACATATCAGAACTGGCAGAATTTAGATTTAAATTCGCTGCTGCATTTGTTGAGTTCAGATTTCTTTGAAATTCGTAATCATATTTGTATCATTGATGCTTGTGCCAATTGTTATTTAGATATTCCAAAAAGACCAACTCAATTAGGTGGGAAAACATTTAATAGCGGTAAGCCAAGGGAAGATAGTCAACAATTTGTCTTGCTTGCGGCTAGAGATGGAGAAAAAGCCAAAGTCAGTTCTGAGAAAACGGGATACTTTTCCCAAGCAGTGCGAGAAGCGTTAGAACAAGCACCTGCTGAGATTTTTCCGCCAAATATGAAAATTGTTGCAGAACAAGTCAAGCAGCGATTGGCAAGGTTAGATAAAAGACAGCTTCCGACGTACTGGTATTACCGCAGTTGGGATGGGGATAAAGAAGAACAGCATCTCAACCCTTTTGAGATACCGCACAATATTCCTCAAAGCAATGCCAGTAAATTTGTTGGTAGAGAGGAACAGCTTGAACAGCTACATCAGCTATTGCAGGACAATGATATTGTGGCAATTACCGATGTGACTGGCGAGGGAGGGGTGGGTAAAACAGAATTAGCAATTCGTTACTTATGGGAGAATTTGGAAAATTACAGCGGTGGGTGCTGTTGGTTGAACGTTAAAGCAGCTGACATAGGAACGCAGTTGACGGAGTTTGGCATAGTCAATTTCTCTAACTTCAATCCTTCAGGATTAAGCCTTGACGGTCAAATTCAGTATTGCTGGAGAAACTGGCAATCAGGCAATGTATTATTGGTTTTTGATAATGTCACAGACTGGGCGGAGGTTAAGCGTTATCTGCCACCAAAAGGTTCTCGGTTTAAGGTGTTAATCACCACTCGCCAACGGGTAGGTTCACCATATCCCGTACTTCCACTAGGTGAATTATCACCAGATGCAGCGTTAGAGTTATTAGCAAAGTTATTGGGACAAGAACGAGTTGAATGGGAGTTAGATAAAGCAAAAATACTCTGTGAACATGTGGGTTATATACCCCTTGGACTGTACCAAATTGCAGCTATTTGCCGAAAGCCAGGGAAGGTGCCATGCTAG
- a CDS encoding lipase family protein translates to MTTVIFVHGTGVRKREYEETFKTIEKKIHAQRPDVKVERCLWGDELGTSLRANGASVPRYEETLALDQEEEDKEILLWKQLYRDSLYELRLLSLKTDEERNDNPFAETPADELRERVYSLTPEGELEAKLAEAGIAEVFDDAREVVIRSDAYNEALQNVSEKSLGEYSNAIARAIVAQAMLICEQQERYPPILTNTESRDKIAELLSLALADAELGLGGWVLGKIAELALPIGTNYVEGKRGAVTNKFSPMPCDILLYQARGEKIRDFIRQTIEQAEPPVVLLAHSLGGIACVDLLVEQHFPQVVHLVTVGSQAPFMYEINALCSLEFGQPLPGNFPEWLNIYDLRDFLSYKASKIFPKVKVKDEEVISKQPFPRSHSAYWENDRTWECIMEIIPR, encoded by the coding sequence ATGACGACCGTAATATTTGTACATGGTACAGGAGTACGGAAGCGCGAATACGAGGAAACTTTTAAAACAATTGAGAAAAAGATTCACGCACAACGTCCCGATGTTAAGGTAGAACGCTGCCTTTGGGGTGACGAATTAGGAACGAGCTTACGTGCTAATGGCGCATCTGTTCCAAGGTATGAGGAAACTCTGGCACTTGATCAGGAAGAGGAAGACAAAGAAATTCTTCTGTGGAAGCAATTGTACCGTGACTCATTGTATGAATTGCGGCTGCTGTCACTAAAAACGGACGAAGAGAGAAACGATAACCCTTTTGCAGAAACTCCAGCAGATGAATTGCGGGAGCGTGTTTACAGTCTTACCCCTGAGGGTGAACTGGAAGCCAAATTAGCAGAGGCGGGAATTGCAGAGGTATTTGATGACGCGCGAGAGGTAGTGATACGCTCCGACGCTTATAATGAAGCATTGCAAAATGTGTCGGAAAAATCTTTAGGTGAATATAGCAATGCGATCGCGAGGGCGATAGTCGCTCAAGCAATGCTAATTTGCGAACAGCAAGAAAGATATCCGCCCATACTTACTAATACAGAATCACGAGATAAGATAGCGGAATTACTCAGTTTGGCTTTGGCTGATGCCGAGTTGGGGTTGGGGGGCTGGGTGTTAGGAAAAATTGCTGAATTAGCATTACCTATAGGAACAAACTATGTAGAAGGGAAACGCGGGGCTGTTACCAATAAATTTTCGCCTATGCCTTGCGATATCTTGCTGTATCAGGCACGAGGTGAGAAAATTCGCGATTTTATTAGGCAAACAATAGAACAAGCAGAACCACCAGTCGTTTTACTTGCTCACAGCTTGGGTGGTATTGCCTGTGTCGATTTATTGGTAGAACAGCATTTTCCGCAAGTGGTCCATTTGGTGACAGTTGGCTCCCAAGCACCATTTATGTATGAGATTAACGCTCTTTGCAGTTTAGAATTTGGGCAACCGCTGCCGGGTAACTTTCCGGAATGGTTAAATATCTACGATTTACGAGATTTTCTGAGCTACAAAGCAAGTAAAATCTTTCCTAAAGTAAAAGTAAAGGATGAGGAAGTAATTAGCAAACAACCATTTCCGCGATCGCACAGTGCATATTGGGAAAATGACAGAACTTGGGAATGTATTATGGAAATTATCCCAAGGTAG
- a CDS encoding N-acetylmuramoyl-L-alanine amidase — MKYGIDCGHNCAPDTGAVGLKSEDKLTLAVGTLVKTKLQALGHEVVSCNPKSTTSVSNSLAQRCRIANQANVDFYVSIHFNAFNGKAHGSEVFAMSEAGRKVALAVLGEICQLGFFNRGVKDGSHLYVVKNTNAPAILIECCFIDCQQDMNRFDVEAMANAIVLGLTGKLPSAGSTSKDSVEPDKWQLFVKTLKTTSISTPDLKVAQLAQAILESGRGTSNLFLLHNNPYGLKWRPEMRSIASPVDYHAHDGQEEYCKFATLENAVKGYWVFINRSPYVGWSQYSQNPEAYLKFIVNAGYCPDGGYVNKVLAVLPEAMKLLTN; from the coding sequence ATGAAATATGGGATTGATTGTGGGCATAACTGCGCCCCCGACACTGGCGCGGTGGGGCTGAAATCGGAGGATAAGCTGACTTTAGCCGTCGGGACACTAGTCAAAACCAAGCTGCAAGCTTTGGGGCATGAGGTGGTTAGCTGCAACCCAAAATCAACGACATCGGTGAGCAATTCTCTGGCACAACGATGCCGGATAGCTAACCAAGCGAATGTGGACTTCTACGTGAGCATTCATTTCAACGCTTTTAATGGTAAGGCTCACGGGAGTGAGGTTTTTGCAATGAGTGAGGCTGGGCGAAAGGTTGCTTTGGCGGTACTAGGAGAGATTTGTCAATTAGGATTTTTCAACCGTGGGGTGAAAGATGGTAGTCATTTATATGTGGTGAAAAATACCAACGCCCCAGCAATTTTGATTGAGTGCTGCTTTATTGATTGTCAACAGGACATGAATCGCTTTGATGTTGAGGCGATGGCAAATGCTATAGTCCTAGGTCTGACGGGTAAGTTACCCAGTGCTGGCTCAACAAGTAAAGACTCGGTTGAACCGGACAAGTGGCAGCTTTTTGTTAAGACGCTCAAAACCACGAGCATCTCAACTCCCGATTTGAAGGTCGCCCAACTAGCACAGGCAATTCTGGAATCGGGACGGGGGACATCAAATCTGTTTTTACTGCATAACAATCCTTATGGTTTGAAGTGGCGACCTGAAATGAGGTCAATTGCCAGCCCCGTAGATTATCACGCTCATGACGGGCAAGAGGAATACTGCAAATTTGCTACTCTTGAAAACGCTGTCAAGGGTTACTGGGTCTTTATTAATCGTTCACCGTATGTTGGGTGGAGTCAGTACAGCCAAAACCCCGAAGCTTATTTGAAATTCATAGTTAATGCTGGTTATTGCCCGGATGGCGGCTATGTTAACAAAGTTCTGGCAGTGCTACCAGAAGCTATGAAGTTGCTAACAAACTGA